A window of Roseovarius sp. THAF27 contains these coding sequences:
- a CDS encoding sorbosone dehydrogenase family protein produces the protein MTAAPAAWSDEHDGAMDVPKITSSVVLEELDTPWDMAFLPDGTMFFTEKCDGLSVRMPDGTVNALYGIDGSEGYADVGSDLICEGQAGMLGVAVDRHFEDNRTLFVYSTSNKYHGDGCTTNFERCDGNIVMKFKVGEDLASVSDRTDIVTDIQFKPFDSDQPFGGPGAHNGGRIRIGPGGYLWVTGGDRHRGVCPQDGTLLCGKVLRIDGDGNAHPDNNPPEGFDPRIYTYGHRNVQGIDFRPSDGKAFTAEHGPWHNDEITALVNGGNGGWDPAQNTGGRGECPDEYCGYEPNQTEAVDPAIRAAYTPMSDTRFDDLMPPTWNNNGFSQGTSSAAFLTGENWGIYEGRLAVGIMGIGFGDTPIGSRIDLISITPDGLGINGITRMPLGFSARFRGLAMGPDNALYIATEEGEIHKVTAESMN, from the coding sequence ATGACCGCGGCCCCCGCCGCATGGTCGGACGAGCACGACGGGGCGATGGATGTTCCCAAGATCACGTCGTCGGTGGTGCTGGAGGAGCTGGACACACCCTGGGACATGGCCTTTCTGCCGGACGGCACGATGTTCTTCACGGAGAAATGCGACGGTCTGTCTGTAAGGATGCCGGATGGCACCGTGAACGCGCTCTATGGTATCGACGGGTCCGAAGGCTATGCGGATGTCGGCAGCGATCTGATCTGCGAAGGTCAGGCCGGAATGCTGGGCGTGGCCGTGGATCGGCATTTCGAGGACAACCGGACGCTGTTCGTCTACTCGACATCCAACAAGTATCACGGCGATGGCTGCACGACCAATTTCGAAAGATGCGACGGCAACATCGTGATGAAGTTCAAGGTCGGCGAGGACCTGGCGAGCGTGTCCGACAGAACCGATATCGTGACCGACATCCAGTTCAAGCCGTTCGATTCCGATCAGCCCTTTGGCGGACCCGGCGCGCATAACGGCGGCAGGATCCGCATCGGACCCGGCGGCTATCTGTGGGTTACGGGCGGCGACCGTCACCGCGGGGTTTGCCCGCAGGACGGAACACTGCTTTGCGGCAAGGTGCTGAGAATCGACGGGGACGGCAATGCCCACCCGGATAACAATCCGCCCGAAGGCTTTGACCCGCGAATCTACACCTATGGGCACAGAAACGTCCAGGGCATCGATTTCCGCCCGAGCGACGGGAAGGCGTTCACCGCCGAGCATGGCCCCTGGCACAACGACGAGATCACGGCCCTTGTGAATGGCGGCAACGGCGGCTGGGATCCGGCCCAGAACACGGGTGGCCGGGGCGAGTGCCCGGACGAGTACTGTGGCTACGAGCCGAACCAGACCGAAGCCGTGGACCCCGCGATACGCGCGGCCTACACCCCCATGAGCGACACGCGTTTCGACGACCTGATGCCGCCGACATGGAACAATAACGGGTTTTCCCAGGGCACCAGTTCCGCCGCCTTCCTGACGGGCGAAAACTGGGGCATCTACGAGGGGCGCCTGGCCGTTGGCATCATGGGTATCGGCTTTGGTGACACGCCGATCGGGTCGAGGATCGACCTGATCAGCATCACGCCCGACGGCCTGGGGATCAACGGGATCACACGGATGCCGCTTGGCTTTTCGGCCAGGTTCCGCGGGCTTGCCATGGGGCCGGACAACGCGCTGTATATCGCGACGGAAGAAGGCGAGATCCACAAGGTGACCGCGGAAAGCATGAACTGA
- a CDS encoding NAD+ synthase — MADRFRVTLAQLNATVGDLEGNAALAREAWEAGKAAGADLVALPEMFITGYNTQDLIRKPVFHQAAIAKIEDLAKECAVGPALAIGGPALEGAELYNAYYILKGGSITACVLKHHLPNETVFDEVRLYASGDVMGPYAVDGVRIGSPICEDSWHEDVPETLAETGAEFLLVPNGSPYYRGKLAHRHQLMVNRVVETGLPLIYLNLVGAQDDQVFDGGTFALNPGGGLAVQMPLFEEDIAHVDLVRGEDGWRIETKALAHIPDTLESDYHAMVLALRDYMRKTGFGKVLLGLSGGVDSAIVATIAVDALGSENVRCVMLPSEYTSQGSLDDAKACAKALGARYDFVPIAEGRAAITNTLAPLFEGTEPGITEENIQSRLRGLLLMALSNKFGEMLLTTGNKSEVAVGYATIYGDMAGGYNPIKDLYKTRVFDVCRWRNANHRDWMMGPGGEVIPETIIEKPPSAELRADQKDSDSLPDYPVLDGILQILVDEDGSIEDCVKAGYSREDAARVEHLIYISEYKRFQSAPGTRLSKRAFWLDRRYPIVNRWRDGG, encoded by the coding sequence ATGGCGGATCGGTTTCGCGTGACATTGGCACAGCTGAACGCCACGGTGGGCGACCTCGAGGGCAATGCCGCGCTGGCGCGTGAGGCATGGGAGGCCGGGAAAGCCGCCGGGGCCGACCTGGTGGCGCTGCCCGAGATGTTCATCACCGGGTACAACACCCAGGACCTGATCAGGAAGCCGGTGTTTCACCAGGCGGCGATTGCGAAGATCGAGGACCTGGCCAAGGAGTGCGCCGTCGGCCCCGCGCTGGCCATCGGCGGGCCGGCCCTGGAAGGGGCGGAGCTGTATAACGCCTATTATATCCTGAAGGGCGGCAGCATCACCGCCTGCGTGCTGAAGCATCACCTGCCCAACGAGACGGTGTTCGACGAGGTGCGGCTCTATGCGTCGGGCGACGTGATGGGGCCTTACGCGGTGGACGGTGTGCGCATCGGGTCGCCGATCTGCGAGGACAGCTGGCACGAGGACGTGCCCGAGACGCTGGCCGAGACCGGGGCGGAGTTCCTGCTGGTGCCCAACGGCTCGCCCTATTATCGCGGAAAGCTGGCGCATCGGCACCAGTTGATGGTGAACCGGGTGGTCGAGACGGGGCTGCCGCTGATCTACCTGAACCTGGTGGGGGCGCAGGACGACCAGGTGTTCGACGGCGGCACCTTTGCGCTGAACCCCGGCGGCGGGCTGGCGGTGCAGATGCCGCTGTTCGAGGAGGACATCGCGCATGTGGACCTGGTGCGCGGCGAGGATGGCTGGCGGATCGAGACGAAGGCGCTGGCGCACATCCCCGACACGCTGGAGAGCGATTACCACGCGATGGTGCTGGCCTTGCGCGATTACATGCGCAAGACCGGGTTTGGGAAAGTGCTGCTGGGCCTGTCGGGCGGCGTGGACAGTGCGATTGTCGCGACCATCGCGGTGGATGCGCTGGGGTCCGAGAACGTGCGCTGCGTGATGCTGCCCTCGGAATATACCTCGCAAGGGTCGCTGGACGATGCCAAGGCCTGCGCCAAGGCGCTGGGCGCGCGGTATGATTTCGTGCCCATCGCCGAGGGGCGGGCGGCGATCACCAATACGCTGGCGCCCTTGTTCGAGGGCACCGAGCCGGGGATCACCGAGGAGAATATCCAGTCGCGGCTGCGCGGGCTGTTGTTGATGGCGCTTTCCAACAAGTTCGGGGAGATGCTGTTGACCACCGGCAACAAGTCGGAGGTGGCGGTGGGCTATGCCACGATCTATGGCGACATGGCGGGCGGGTATAACCCGATCAAGGATCTGTACAAGACGCGGGTGTTCGATGTGTGCCGGTGGCGCAACGCCAACCACCGGGACTGGATGATGGGGCCCGGGGGCGAGGTGATCCCCGAGACCATCATCGAGAAGCCGCCCAGTGCGGAGCTGCGCGCGGACCAGAAGGACAGTGACAGCCTGCCGGATTATCCTGTGCTGGACGGGATCTTGCAGATCCTGGTGGACGAGGACGGGTCGATCGAGGATTGCGTCAAGGCGGGGTATTCGCGCGAGGATGCGGCGCGGGTGGAGCACCTGATTTACATCAGCGAATACAAGCGGTTCCAGTCGGCGCCGGGCACGCGGCTGTCGAAGCGGGCGTTCTGGCTGGACCGGCGTTATCCCATCGTGAACCGCTGGCGCGACGGCGGCTAG
- a CDS encoding MORN repeat-containing protein, with the protein MQSRTVTSIVLAAVLGLTGPVLAQDGEVQTKQYDDGGIYEGTFRNGLQHGTGTYTLPNGYEYSGEWVDGEIRGTGTARFPNGSVYEGEFAKGKPEGVGRITFSDGGTYEGTWEEGKITGEGVAVYANGVRYEGGFRNAQHHGRGKMESPGGYVYDGDWVNGVKEGMATITYPDGAVYEGQVKRGARDGEGTLTMQDGLIYEGTWAEGQINGTGKLTQPNGDVYEGELVAGRREGTGRVVYNNGDVYEGEFADDSRHGQGTFTGSDGYRYEGSWVAGKISGEGTVTYPDGSVYVGQFRDDLANGQGKVTYPDGATYEGEWSGGVIDGQGKATYPNGLVYEGEFQNAKNHGQGVMTYPDGYRYEGAWRDGQRHGQGTATYADGTVYEGEFVDGQRHGTGKITMPDGFVYEGEWQNGEISGRGVATYTNGDVYEGTFENGKRQGTGTMRYATGEEATGEWSDGALAEQTTTVTEEETPAVPEDTSGASGTEAGAETSDTADTGTSPEAETATEAETEAETGTATEGGETDAEPEAETTEDAATEESN; encoded by the coding sequence ATGCAGAGCAGAACCGTCACATCTATCGTCCTGGCCGCCGTGCTGGGGCTGACCGGCCCGGTGCTGGCGCAGGACGGCGAGGTCCAGACCAAGCAGTATGACGATGGCGGCATCTACGAGGGCACGTTCCGCAACGGCCTTCAGCATGGCACCGGCACCTATACGCTGCCCAACGGCTATGAATATTCCGGCGAATGGGTCGATGGCGAGATCCGCGGCACCGGCACCGCCCGCTTTCCCAACGGCTCGGTCTACGAGGGCGAGTTCGCCAAGGGCAAGCCCGAGGGCGTGGGCCGCATCACCTTCTCCGACGGCGGCACCTACGAGGGCACGTGGGAGGAAGGCAAGATCACCGGCGAAGGCGTCGCGGTCTATGCCAACGGCGTCCGCTACGAGGGCGGCTTCCGCAACGCCCAGCACCACGGCCGCGGCAAAATGGAAAGCCCCGGCGGCTATGTCTACGACGGCGACTGGGTGAACGGCGTCAAGGAAGGCATGGCGACGATCACCTATCCCGACGGCGCGGTCTATGAAGGCCAGGTCAAGCGCGGCGCCCGCGACGGCGAAGGCACGCTGACCATGCAGGACGGCCTGATCTACGAAGGCACCTGGGCCGAGGGCCAGATCAACGGCACCGGCAAGCTCACGCAGCCCAACGGCGACGTCTACGAAGGCGAGCTTGTGGCGGGCCGGCGCGAGGGCACGGGCCGCGTGGTCTACAACAACGGCGATGTCTACGAAGGCGAGTTCGCCGATGACAGCCGCCACGGGCAAGGCACCTTCACCGGCTCCGACGGCTACCGCTACGAAGGCTCCTGGGTCGCGGGCAAGATCTCCGGCGAAGGCACCGTGACCTACCCAGACGGCTCGGTCTATGTGGGCCAGTTCCGCGACGATCTGGCCAACGGCCAGGGCAAGGTCACCTATCCCGACGGCGCCACCTACGAGGGCGAATGGTCGGGCGGCGTGATCGACGGGCAAGGCAAGGCGACCTATCCCAACGGTCTGGTCTACGAAGGCGAATTCCAGAACGCCAAGAACCACGGCCAGGGCGTGATGACCTATCCCGACGGCTACCGCTACGAAGGCGCGTGGCGCGACGGCCAACGCCACGGCCAGGGCACCGCCACCTATGCCGACGGCACGGTCTACGAAGGCGAATTCGTCGATGGCCAGCGCCACGGCACCGGCAAGATCACCATGCCGGACGGCTTCGTCTACGAAGGCGAGTGGCAAAACGGCGAGATCTCGGGCCGGGGCGTCGCCACCTACACCAACGGCGACGTCTACGAAGGCACGTTCGAGAACGGCAAGCGGCAGGGCACCGGCACCATGCGCTATGCCACCGGCGAAGAGGCGACCGGCGAATGGTCCGACGGCGCCCTGGCCGAGCAGACCACCACCGTCACCGAGGAAGAGACCCCCGCCGTCCCCGAGGACACATCCGGCGCCTCCGGCACCGAGGCCGGCGCAGAGACATCCGACACCGCCGACACGGGAACCTCGCCCGAGGCGGAAACCGCGACCGAGGCCGAGACGGAGGCCGAAACCGGAACCGCGACCGAGGGCGGCGAGACGGACGCCGAGCCCGAAGCCGAGACCACCGAAGACGCGGCCACCGAAGAGAGCAACTGA
- a CDS encoding cryptochrome/photolyase family protein, whose product MVKRLILVLGDQLSNNLSALRDADKERDIVVMAEVADEASYVGHHPKKIALIFAAMRHFAEELQDDGWQVAYSRLDDDDTSKSIVGELMRRGQEHDTTEVVATRPGEWRLVEALDNAPLTVTMLPDDRFVASLDEFNTWAEGRKSLRMEYFYRDMRRKTGLMMEGDEPAGKKWNYDHENRKPASGDMLRSKPMEFTPDQMTEEVLDLVEKKFDKNFGVLRPFTHAVTRGQALRALDHFAKNLLDCFGDYQDAMLQDDRFLHHSLLSQYLNIGFLDPVEICTRVEEEWKAGNVPINAAEGFIRQIIGWREYVRGIYFREGPDYVTRNALGHERDLPWMYWGGETQMNCVAHAVDQTRELAYAHHIQRLMVTGNFALLAGVDPHQVHEWYLAVYHDAFEWVEAPNTIGMSQFADDGIIASKPYVSSGNYIDKMSDYCGSCAYSVKDKTGEKACPFNLLYWDFLVRHREKFSNNPRMGQMYATWDRMKEDRKDAVLKGAKRILDRLDAGEIV is encoded by the coding sequence GTGGTGAAGCGTCTGATTCTGGTACTGGGGGACCAGCTGAGCAATAACCTGTCGGCGCTGCGCGACGCGGACAAGGAGCGTGACATAGTGGTGATGGCCGAAGTCGCGGACGAGGCCAGTTACGTGGGGCATCATCCGAAGAAAATCGCGCTGATCTTCGCGGCCATGCGCCATTTTGCTGAAGAATTACAGGATGATGGCTGGCAGGTCGCGTATTCGCGACTGGACGACGATGACACGTCGAAATCCATCGTCGGCGAATTGATGCGACGTGGGCAGGAGCATGACACGACCGAGGTAGTCGCGACCCGACCCGGCGAGTGGCGGCTGGTCGAAGCGCTGGACAATGCCCCGTTGACGGTGACGATGCTGCCCGATGACCGCTTCGTGGCCTCGCTGGATGAGTTCAACACATGGGCCGAGGGACGCAAGTCCTTGAGAATGGAGTATTTCTATCGCGACATGCGGCGGAAAACGGGCCTGATGATGGAGGGGGATGAGCCGGCGGGCAAGAAGTGGAATTACGACCACGAGAACCGCAAGCCCGCGTCGGGCGACATGCTGCGCTCGAAGCCCATGGAGTTCACGCCGGACCAGATGACCGAGGAGGTCCTGGATCTGGTCGAGAAGAAATTCGACAAGAATTTCGGTGTGTTGCGTCCCTTTACTCATGCTGTGACCCGGGGGCAGGCGCTGCGGGCTCTGGATCATTTCGCCAAGAACTTGCTGGACTGTTTCGGCGATTACCAGGACGCGATGCTGCAGGATGACCGGTTCCTGCACCATTCGCTGTTATCGCAGTATTTGAACATCGGATTTCTGGATCCTGTGGAAATCTGCACCCGTGTGGAAGAAGAATGGAAAGCCGGGAACGTGCCGATCAATGCGGCGGAGGGCTTTATCCGGCAGATCATCGGCTGGCGGGAATATGTGCGGGGGATCTATTTCCGGGAAGGTCCGGACTATGTGACGCGCAATGCGCTGGGGCATGAGAGGGATTTGCCCTGGATGTATTGGGGCGGTGAAACGCAGATGAATTGCGTCGCCCATGCCGTTGATCAGACACGGGAATTGGCCTATGCGCACCACATCCAGAGGTTGATGGTGACGGGCAATTTCGCGCTTCTGGCGGGGGTCGATCCGCACCAGGTGCACGAGTGGTACCTGGCGGTTTACCACGACGCGTTCGAATGGGTGGAAGCGCCGAACACAATCGGGATGAGCCAGTTCGCGGATGACGGGATCATTGCGTCGAAGCCCTATGTCAGCTCGGGCAACTATATCGACAAGATGTCGGATTACTGCGGTTCCTGCGCCTATTCCGTCAAGGACAAGACCGGCGAAAAAGCGTGTCCTTTCAATCTTCTGTACTGGGACTTTCTTGTAAGGCACCGGGAGAAATTCTCGAACAATCCGCGCATGGGGCAGATGTATGCCACGTGGGACCGGATGAAGGAGGATCGCAAGGACGCGGTTCTGAAAGGCGCGAAACGCATCCTCGACCGGCTGGATGCGGGCGAAATCGTGTGA
- a CDS encoding SDR family NAD(P)-dependent oxidoreductase gives MKDALIIGASGGIGSALVAELERRDVRVTGLSRSVDGLDVTDEASVEAHLGALEGEYDLVFVATGALELEGSGPEKSLKELRSEAMEAQFRVNCIGPSLVLKHSVRLLPRDRECRFAALSARVGSIGDNGLGGWYSYRTAKAAVNQMIHGGAIELARTHGQSICVALHPGTVETSLTQKFAGGHKTVTPEAAATNLLDVLSALTPENTGQFFDWAGEPVPW, from the coding sequence ATGAAAGATGCATTGATCATAGGCGCCTCGGGTGGGATCGGATCGGCCCTAGTGGCCGAGCTGGAACGGCGCGACGTGCGGGTGACCGGGCTGTCACGGTCCGTCGATGGACTGGACGTGACGGACGAGGCGTCGGTCGAGGCGCATCTGGGCGCGCTGGAGGGCGAATACGACCTTGTTTTCGTGGCCACGGGCGCGCTGGAGCTGGAGGGGAGCGGGCCAGAGAAGTCATTGAAAGAATTGAGATCTGAGGCGATGGAGGCGCAATTCCGGGTGAATTGCATCGGGCCGTCCCTGGTGCTGAAGCATAGCGTTCGGCTGTTACCGCGCGACCGGGAATGCCGGTTTGCCGCCCTGTCGGCGCGGGTGGGGTCGATCGGGGACAACGGGCTTGGCGGCTGGTACAGCTATCGCACGGCCAAGGCTGCGGTGAACCAGATGATCCATGGCGGGGCGATCGAACTGGCCCGGACGCACGGGCAGTCGATCTGCGTGGCGCTGCATCCCGGCACGGTGGAGACGTCGCTGACGCAAAAGTTCGCGGGCGGTCATAAGACGGTGACGCCCGAGGCGGCAGCGACGAACCTCTTGGATGTGCTATCGGCGCTAACGCCCGAGAATACGGGGCAATTCTTTGATTGGGCCGGGGAGCCGGTGCCGTGGTGA
- a CDS encoding 2-isopropylmalate synthase translates to MTNSEQNRVVIFDTTLRDGEQSPGATMTHAEKLEIAGLLDEMGVDIIEAGFPIASEGDFRAVSEIAKNAKNSVICGLARANLKDIDRCWDAVKHASQPRIHTFIGTSPLHRAIPNLNKDEMAERIHETVTHARNLCDNVQWSPMDATRTEWDYLARVVEIAIKAGATTINIPDTVGYTAPVESADLIRRLIAEVPGADEVVFATHCHNDLGMATANSLAAVEGGARQIECTINGLGERAGNTALEEVVMAMKVRNDIIPYHTRIDSTKIMHLSRRVATVSGFQVQPNKAIVGKNAFAHESGIHQDGMLKNAETFEIMRPEDVGLTETNIVMGKHSGRAALRSKLKNLGIDLAENQLSDVFVRFKELADRKKEVFDEDLIALVTAGEDAENDRLVLKSLRVVCGTGGQAEAEMVMSIDGVETSATEQGDGPVDATFKAVRQLHPNDAHLSLYQVHAVTEGTDAQATVSVRLEEGGNIATGQSADTDTVVASAKAYINALNRLLTRRAKLGENEKEVSYKDVS, encoded by the coding sequence ATGACCAATTCCGAACAAAACCGCGTGGTGATCTTCGACACCACCCTGCGCGACGGAGAACAATCCCCCGGCGCCACTATGACACACGCCGAAAAGCTGGAGATCGCCGGCCTGCTGGACGAGATGGGCGTCGACATCATCGAGGCGGGGTTTCCCATCGCGTCCGAGGGCGACTTCAGGGCCGTCTCCGAGATCGCCAAGAATGCGAAGAACAGCGTGATCTGCGGGTTAGCGCGCGCCAACCTCAAGGATATCGACCGCTGCTGGGACGCGGTGAAGCACGCCAGCCAGCCCCGTATCCACACCTTCATCGGCACCTCCCCCCTGCACCGCGCCATCCCGAACCTCAACAAGGATGAAATGGCCGAGCGCATCCACGAGACGGTCACCCACGCCCGCAACCTTTGCGACAATGTGCAATGGTCCCCGATGGATGCGACGCGGACGGAGTGGGATTACCTCGCCCGCGTGGTCGAGATCGCCATCAAGGCCGGGGCCACCACGATCAACATTCCCGATACCGTGGGTTACACCGCGCCGGTCGAGAGCGCCGATCTCATCCGCCGACTGATCGCCGAGGTGCCGGGCGCCGACGAGGTTGTCTTCGCCACCCATTGCCACAACGATCTGGGCATGGCCACGGCCAACTCGCTGGCCGCCGTCGAAGGCGGCGCGCGACAAATCGAGTGCACGATCAACGGCTTGGGCGAACGCGCCGGCAACACCGCGCTGGAAGAGGTCGTGATGGCGATGAAGGTCCGCAACGACATCATCCCCTACCACACGCGCATCGACTCGACGAAGATCATGCACCTGTCGCGCCGGGTCGCCACCGTGTCGGGCTTCCAGGTGCAGCCGAACAAGGCCATCGTCGGCAAGAACGCTTTCGCCCACGAGAGCGGCATTCACCAGGACGGCATGCTCAAGAACGCCGAGACGTTCGAGATCATGCGCCCCGAGGATGTGGGCCTGACGGAAACCAACATTGTCATGGGCAAGCATTCCGGCCGTGCCGCGTTGCGCTCGAAGCTCAAGAACCTCGGGATCGACCTGGCGGAGAACCAGCTGAGCGATGTCTTCGTGCGGTTCAAGGAACTGGCCGACCGCAAGAAGGAAGTGTTCGACGAGGACCTGATCGCGCTCGTCACCGCCGGCGAGGATGCCGAAAACGACCGCCTCGTGCTGAAATCCCTGCGCGTGGTCTGCGGCACCGGGGGCCAGGCCGAGGCCGAGATGGTCATGTCCATCGACGGGGTCGAGACCTCCGCGACCGAGCAAGGCGACGGGCCCGTCGACGCGACGTTCAAGGCCGTGCGCCAGTTGCACCCCAACGACGCGCATCTGTCGCTTTACCAGGTACACGCCGTGACCGAAGGCACCGACGCGCAGGCCACCGTCTCCGTTCGGCTGGAGGAAGGCGGCAACATCGCCACGGGCCAGTCGGCCGATACCGACACCGTCGTGGCGAGTGCCAAGGCCTATATCAACGCGCTCAACCGCCTGTTGACCCGCCGTGCGAAGCTCGGTGAGAACGAAAAGGAAGTCAGCTACAAGGACGTCAGCTGA
- a CDS encoding SDR family oxidoreductase, which yields MLLQDRSIIITGASSGIGAAAALIFAAQGARLVLGARRADMLSRIAGQINQSNGHAVAVAGDVCDPEYAQRLVDAAREAYGGLDGAFNNAGTVGSGAMVADTENADWAEVLATNLTAGFHAVRAQVPALRERGGGSLVFTGTFVGHTATLPGMGAYAASKAGLVGLVQAIAVETGSEGIRANVLMPGGTMTEMAKDAATNPETAAFIAGLHALKRMAQPQEIANAALFLLSDLSSFVTGSAMLADGGNSIAKV from the coding sequence ATGCTGTTGCAAGACAGGTCCATCATCATCACCGGCGCCTCGAGCGGGATCGGCGCCGCCGCCGCGCTGATCTTCGCCGCACAGGGGGCACGGCTGGTTCTGGGCGCGCGCCGGGCCGACATGCTGAGCCGGATCGCGGGGCAGATCAATCAGTCGAACGGGCACGCCGTCGCGGTGGCGGGCGACGTGTGCGATCCGGAGTATGCACAGCGACTGGTCGATGCCGCGCGCGAGGCGTATGGCGGGCTGGACGGGGCGTTCAACAACGCCGGGACTGTCGGCAGCGGCGCCATGGTGGCTGACACCGAAAACGCGGACTGGGCCGAGGTGCTGGCAACCAACCTCACGGCCGGTTTCCATGCAGTGCGCGCGCAGGTTCCGGCGCTGCGCGAGCGGGGCGGCGGATCGCTGGTCTTCACCGGAACCTTCGTCGGTCATACCGCGACCTTGCCGGGGATGGGAGCCTACGCCGCGTCGAAAGCGGGGCTGGTGGGCTTGGTGCAGGCGATTGCCGTCGAGACCGGCAGCGAGGGCATTCGGGCCAACGTACTGATGCCGGGGGGCACGATGACGGAAATGGCCAAGGATGCGGCAACCAATCCGGAGACAGCAGCGTTCATTGCCGGGCTGCACGCCCTGAAGCGCATGGCGCAGCCGCAGGAGATCGCCAACGCGGCTCTGTTCCTGCTGTCGGATCTGTCGAGCTTCGTCACCGGATCGGCCATGCTGGCGGACGGGGGAAATTCCATTGCAAAGGTCTGA
- a CDS encoding Fe(3+) ABC transporter substrate-binding protein, with protein MAHLTSRSLVAALALSGVAMPAVAQKVNVYSSRHYDTDDSLYEAFTEETGITVNRIEADADELIARLEAEGENSPADVLITVDAGRMARAEELDLLAAYDSQTIEDRIPDHLEHPENLWYGIAQRARIIYYDKEKVENPPQTYEELADPAWEGKICIRSSSNIYNQSLMASIIETHGEEAAKEWAQGIVNNMARDPQGGDTDQLRGIVSGECEVAVGNHYYFVRGFESDVEGLSDGIEKIGWVWPNQDDRGTHVNLSTAAMLKTAPNPENAMKLMEFFTSDTAQTNLATGNHEYPAVEDAPGTATTERLGEFKPDETTPTAAFSRNAAKAQELFNAVGWD; from the coding sequence ATGGCTCATCTGACCTCTCGTTCTCTTGTTGCCGCTCTGGCCTTGAGCGGCGTTGCCATGCCCGCGGTCGCGCAGAAGGTGAACGTGTATTCCTCGCGTCACTACGACACCGACGACTCGCTTTACGAAGCATTCACCGAGGAAACCGGCATCACCGTGAACCGGATCGAGGCCGATGCCGACGAGCTGATCGCGCGGCTGGAAGCGGAAGGCGAGAACAGCCCCGCCGACGTGCTGATCACCGTGGACGCGGGCCGCATGGCGCGCGCCGAGGAACTGGATTTGCTGGCGGCCTACGACTCACAGACCATCGAGGACCGCATCCCCGACCACCTCGAGCATCCCGAAAACCTGTGGTACGGCATCGCGCAGCGCGCGCGGATCATCTACTACGACAAGGAAAAGGTGGAAAACCCGCCGCAGACCTATGAAGAGCTGGCCGATCCCGCGTGGGAAGGCAAGATCTGCATCCGGTCGTCCTCGAACATCTACAACCAGTCGCTGATGGCGTCGATCATCGAAACACATGGCGAGGAAGCGGCCAAGGAATGGGCGCAGGGCATCGTCAACAACATGGCGCGCGACCCGCAGGGCGGCGACACCGACCAGCTGCGCGGCATCGTGTCGGGCGAGTGCGAAGTGGCGGTAGGCAACCACTATTACTTCGTGCGCGGGTTTGAATCCGACGTCGAGGGCCTGAGCGACGGCATCGAGAAAATCGGCTGGGTCTGGCCGAACCAGGACGACCGTGGCACCCACGTGAACCTGTCGACGGCGGCGATGCTGAAGACCGCGCCGAACCCGGAAAATGCAATGAAGCTGATGGAGTTCTTCACCAGCGACACGGCGCAGACCAATCTGGCCACCGGCAACCACGAATACCCCGCCGTCGAGGACGCGCCGGGCACGGCAACCACCGAGCGGCTGGGTGAGTTCAAGCCCGACGAGACCACGCCCACCGCGGCGTTCAGCCGGAATGCTGCCAAGGCACAAGAGTTGTTCAACGCGGTCGGCTGGGACTGA